From one Phocaeicola salanitronis DSM 18170 genomic stretch:
- a CDS encoding DUF3078 domain-containing protein codes for MKTIGILTLLLLIGINGSAQTGADSVKVDSISVIEIKSDSVSVPVPDSLANLVGSAQDTLVPVVKKPVSVSVNAKVKRCFRAFLARYRKESQVMSDRWDDIFIPHAPAWIRSDADYFKLAMPATYYSAAIEQAMSIDGWKPDNPYVAENPVRDSVFQVPRLTRTADVDRAVNRQLLSFYLEYPYLVRKNENDLKGLEPLSDKMVIRKPRKNKVMPLLVPEREHSMAEKDLLVIKPNFWTISGNGYMQFSQNYISDNWYKGGESTVSLLSGMTWQFNYDDKQKIQFENKIEWKLGFITAPSDTVHQYKTSEDMLRLSSKLGYKAFYNWYYTLSAEFKTQFFSKYDTNSDNLVSALFSPAELNIGLGMDYKYIKDGVCNLSVLINPFNYSRYSVASDRVDPTKFNIKAGHRVENQWGSRLETTLKWSIINNLLWESRLSYTTNYEKVLAEWENTFTFAFNKYFSTKLFVHARFDDSVTLEEDNDSYFQLQELLSLGFNYAW; via the coding sequence ATGAAAACGATAGGCATTCTTACGTTGTTATTATTAATAGGTATAAATGGGTCTGCCCAGACTGGTGCGGATTCGGTGAAAGTAGATAGTATATCTGTCATTGAAATAAAGAGTGATTCGGTGTCGGTGCCTGTGCCCGATTCGTTGGCGAACCTTGTGGGCTCTGCCCAAGATACTCTTGTCCCTGTGGTCAAGAAACCGGTATCCGTTTCGGTTAATGCGAAGGTAAAGAGATGTTTTAGGGCTTTTCTTGCCCGATACCGTAAGGAGAGCCAGGTAATGTCCGACCGTTGGGATGATATTTTCATACCGCATGCTCCGGCATGGATACGTTCGGACGCTGACTATTTTAAACTTGCCATGCCTGCTACTTATTATTCTGCTGCCATTGAGCAAGCGATGTCCATAGACGGCTGGAAGCCGGATAATCCCTATGTCGCAGAGAATCCGGTCCGTGATTCGGTTTTTCAGGTGCCTCGCCTTACGCGTACGGCTGACGTAGACCGTGCGGTAAACAGGCAGCTTTTAAGCTTTTACCTGGAATACCCTTATTTGGTCCGGAAGAACGAAAATGACCTGAAAGGGCTGGAGCCTTTGTCTGACAAGATGGTGATACGCAAGCCTCGGAAAAACAAGGTGATGCCGTTGCTTGTGCCGGAGAGGGAACACTCGATGGCTGAGAAAGACCTGCTGGTGATTAAGCCCAACTTTTGGACGATTTCAGGGAACGGGTATATGCAGTTCTCTCAAAACTACATCTCGGACAACTGGTATAAAGGCGGTGAAAGTACGGTGTCGCTCTTGTCGGGAATGACGTGGCAATTCAATTATGACGATAAGCAGAAGATTCAGTTTGAGAATAAAATCGAGTGGAAGTTAGGGTTCATCACTGCGCCTTCGGATACGGTGCACCAGTATAAGACGAGTGAGGATATGTTACGCCTTAGCTCCAAGTTGGGATACAAGGCGTTTTACAACTGGTATTATACGTTGTCGGCCGAGTTTAAGACGCAGTTTTTCTCTAAGTACGATACCAACTCGGACAATCTGGTCTCGGCTTTGTTCTCGCCTGCCGAGTTAAACATCGGTCTGGGTATGGACTATAAATATATAAAGGATGGCGTATGCAATCTGTCTGTATTGATAAATCCTTTCAACTATTCGCGTTATAGTGTGGCGAGCGATAGGGTAGACCCTACTAAATTCAATATTAAGGCGGGGCATAGAGTGGAAAACCAATGGGGTTCGCGTCTGGAAACCACTTTGAAGTGGAGCATCATCAATAATCTGTTGTGGGAGTCCCGCCTATCGTATACCACAAATTACGAAAAAGTGTTAGCTGAATGGGAAAATACGTTTACCTTTGCATTCAACAAATACTTCTCCACGAAGCTGTTCGTTCATGCCCGTTTCGATGATTCGGTAACGCTTGAAGAGGATAATGACAGTTATTTCCAGCTTCAGGAGCTGCTGAGCTTGGGGTTTAATTATGCATGGTGA
- a CDS encoding CTP synthase — translation MAETKYIFVTGGVASSLGKGIISSSIGKLLQARGYSVTIQKFDPYINIDPGTLNPYEHGECYVTVDGHEADLDLGHYERFLGIQTTKANNITTGRIYKSVIDKERRGDYLGKTIQIVPHITDEIKRNIKLLGNKYKFDFVITEIGGTVGDIESLPYLESIRQLKWELGRNALCVHLTYVPYLAAAGELKTKPTQHSVKELQSVGIQPDILVLRAEHELSTNLKKKVALFCNVDENAVVQSIDMPTIYEVPLRMQEQGLDATILKKMGLPIGETPTLGPWRDFLERRHKATEKVHIGLVGKYDLQDAYKSILEALSQAATYNDRKADIHFINSEKLNESNVEETLKDMDGIVICPGFGQRGIEGKFVAIKYCRTHDVPTFGICLGMQCMAIEFARNVLGYADANSREMDEKTPHNVIDIMEEQKSITNMGGTMRLGAYECVLDPNSKVYQAYGTEHIQERHRHRYEFNNDYKAEFEKAGMKCVGINPESDLVEIVEIPTLRWFIGTQFHPEYSSTVLKPHPLFLSFVKAAISK, via the coding sequence GTGGCAGAAACTAAGTACATTTTCGTAACAGGTGGTGTTGCCTCTTCCTTGGGTAAAGGCATTATCTCATCATCTATCGGTAAGTTGCTGCAAGCCAGAGGCTACAGCGTAACCATCCAAAAGTTTGACCCCTACATCAACATCGACCCCGGAACTTTGAACCCTTACGAGCACGGAGAGTGTTACGTAACCGTAGACGGACACGAAGCCGACCTCGACCTGGGACACTACGAACGCTTCTTGGGCATACAAACGACCAAAGCGAACAACATCACGACAGGACGTATCTATAAGAGCGTAATCGACAAGGAACGCCGTGGAGACTATTTAGGCAAGACCATCCAGATTGTGCCGCACATCACCGATGAAATCAAGCGCAACATCAAGCTGCTGGGAAATAAGTACAAATTCGATTTCGTCATTACCGAAATCGGCGGAACGGTGGGCGATATCGAGTCGCTTCCTTATCTGGAAAGCATCCGCCAGCTGAAATGGGAATTGGGACGGAACGCCTTATGCGTACACCTGACCTACGTGCCTTATCTGGCAGCAGCAGGCGAGCTGAAGACCAAACCTACCCAACATTCCGTAAAAGAACTGCAGTCGGTAGGTATCCAGCCCGACATCCTGGTATTGCGTGCGGAACACGAATTAAGCACTAATTTAAAGAAAAAAGTAGCTCTGTTCTGCAACGTAGACGAAAACGCGGTCGTACAGTCTATCGACATGCCAACCATTTACGAAGTGCCTCTCCGTATGCAAGAGCAAGGACTGGATGCAACCATCCTGAAGAAGATGGGCTTGCCCATCGGCGAAACTCCGACCTTGGGTCCGTGGAGAGATTTTCTGGAACGCCGCCACAAAGCCACCGAAAAAGTACACATTGGCTTGGTAGGCAAATACGACCTGCAAGACGCTTACAAGTCTATTTTGGAAGCCTTGTCGCAGGCTGCCACTTACAACGACCGCAAGGCGGACATCCATTTCATCAATAGCGAAAAGCTGAACGAAAGCAACGTGGAAGAGACGCTGAAAGATATGGACGGCATCGTCATCTGCCCGGGATTCGGCCAACGCGGCATCGAAGGGAAATTCGTAGCCATCAAATATTGCCGCACGCACGATGTACCGACATTCGGCATCTGCCTGGGCATGCAGTGCATGGCAATTGAATTCGCACGCAACGTATTGGGTTATGCCGATGCCAACAGCCGCGAAATGGACGAAAAGACTCCACACAACGTCATCGACATCATGGAAGAACAGAAGTCCATCACCAATATGGGCGGAACAATGCGCTTGGGTGCCTACGAATGTGTGCTCGACCCGAACTCGAAGGTTTATCAGGCGTACGGAACCGAACATATCCAGGAACGCCACCGCCACCGCTACGAGTTCAACAATGACTACAAAGCTGAATTCGAAAAGGCAGGCATGAAATGCGTGGGTATCAATCCCGAATCGGACTTGGTGGAAATCGTCGAGATTCCGACCTTGCGCTGGTTCATCGGCACGCAATTCCACCCGGAATACAGCAGTACCGTACTGAAACCGCATCCGTTGTTCCTGTCGTTCGTTAAGGCGGCAATCAGCAAGTAA